A section of the Ciceribacter thiooxidans genome encodes:
- a CDS encoding saccharopine dehydrogenase family protein: MKDIVVIGAGKIGGAIAHMLAATGDYRVTVADRSREQLDAIAPHEAVSTAAVDISDSAALDALLSGKFAVLSAAPFHLTGAIAESAARTGIHYLDLTEDVATTRKVEALAKGAKGAFIPQCGLAPGFISIVAHDLATGFDTLDSVRMRVGALPQYPSNALNYNLTWSTDGLINEYIEPCEAIVEGKLVTVPAMEEREEFSLDGVTYEAFNTSGGLGTLCKTLEGRVRTMNYRTIRYPGHQAIVKALLNDLNLKNRRDVLKDLFENALPATMQDVVVVFVTVCGTRDGRFMQDTYANKVYAGVVAGRKMSAIQITTAAGICTVLDMLANGELPQQGFVRQEEISLERFLANRFGRVYDPETLRLPKAS, translated from the coding sequence ATGAAGGACATTGTCGTAATCGGCGCAGGCAAGATCGGTGGCGCAATCGCTCATATGCTCGCCGCGACCGGCGACTACCGCGTGACGGTGGCCGACCGCAGCCGCGAACAGCTGGACGCGATCGCACCGCACGAGGCCGTATCCACCGCCGCCGTCGACATCTCCGACAGCGCCGCGCTGGATGCCCTGCTTTCGGGCAAGTTCGCGGTCCTGAGCGCAGCGCCCTTCCACCTGACGGGTGCAATCGCCGAATCTGCCGCCCGCACCGGCATCCACTATCTGGACTTGACCGAGGACGTCGCTACCACCCGCAAGGTGGAAGCGCTCGCCAAGGGCGCCAAGGGCGCCTTCATCCCGCAATGCGGGCTTGCCCCCGGCTTCATCTCGATCGTCGCCCATGACCTCGCGACCGGCTTCGACACGCTGGACAGCGTGCGCATGCGCGTCGGCGCCCTGCCGCAGTACCCCTCGAACGCGCTCAACTACAACCTGACCTGGAGCACCGACGGGCTGATCAACGAATACATCGAACCCTGCGAGGCGATCGTCGAAGGCAAGCTCGTCACCGTGCCGGCCATGGAAGAACGCGAGGAATTCTCGCTCGACGGCGTCACCTACGAGGCGTTCAACACCTCAGGCGGCCTCGGCACGCTCTGCAAGACACTCGAAGGCCGCGTGCGGACGATGAACTACCGCACCATCCGCTATCCGGGCCATCAGGCGATCGTGAAGGCGCTCTTGAACGACCTCAACCTCAAGAACCGCCGCGATGTCCTGAAGGATCTCTTCGAGAACGCCCTGCCGGCGACCATGCAGGACGTCGTGGTGGTGTTCGTCACCGTCTGCGGCACCCGCGACGGCCGTTTCATGCAGGATACCTACGCCAACAAGGTCTATGCCGGCGTCGTCGCCGGGCGCAAGATGAGCGCAATCCAGATCACCACCGCCGCCGGCATCTGCACCGTGCTCGACATGCTGGCGAACGGCGAACTGCCGCAGCAGGGCTTCGTCCGCCAGGAGGAGATCAGCCTCGAACGCTTCCTCGCGAACCGCTTCGGCCGGGTCTACGATCCGGAAACCCTGCGCCTGCCGAAGGCTTCGTAA
- a CDS encoding Lrp/AsnC family transcriptional regulator, with translation MQVSTKDQELLALLGENARMPVATLARRLGLSRTTVQARLERLERDGVISGYGLKLSDAYLSGLVRAHVLITIAPKSLSAVTGELAAIREVTTLHSVNGPFDLIAVIAAASIAELDRLIDRIGELAGVERTLSSIILSTRISR, from the coding sequence ATGCAAGTTTCGACCAAGGACCAGGAACTGCTGGCGCTGCTCGGCGAGAACGCCCGAATGCCGGTCGCGACGCTGGCGCGCCGATTGGGCCTGTCGCGGACGACCGTGCAGGCGCGGCTGGAGCGGCTGGAACGCGACGGCGTGATCTCCGGCTACGGGCTGAAGCTCTCTGACGCCTATCTGAGCGGACTCGTGCGCGCGCACGTGCTTATCACCATAGCCCCGAAGTCGCTTTCGGCGGTGACCGGCGAGCTCGCGGCGATCCGCGAGGTGACGACGCTCCATTCGGTCAACGGCCCCTTCGACCTGATCGCCGTCATCGCCGCGGCCTCTATCGCCGAGCTCGACCGGCTGATCGACCGGATCGGCGAACTGGCGGGCGTCGAGCGCACGCTCTCCTCGATCATCCTGTCGACGCGGATATCGCGGTAG
- a CDS encoding ATP-dependent Clp protease proteolytic subunit has product MNEDDDDKSKELPLGKETEANLFKSRSIFIYGGITQELAQKVCTQLVALAAASDEDIRVFVNSPGGHVESGDSIHDMIKFIKPKVWIIGTGWVASAGALIYVSVPKEQRLCLPNTRFLLHQPSGGTRGMASDIEIQAREIIKMNQRLIKIFSKATGQSEEKIAKDIDRDYWLSAEEAKNYGLVSRIIESQSDI; this is encoded by the coding sequence ATGAATGAAGACGACGACGACAAGAGCAAGGAACTGCCGCTCGGCAAGGAAACGGAAGCGAACCTCTTCAAGTCGCGTTCGATCTTCATCTATGGCGGGATCACCCAAGAACTCGCCCAGAAGGTCTGCACCCAGCTCGTCGCACTGGCAGCCGCTAGTGACGAGGACATCCGCGTCTTCGTGAATTCGCCGGGCGGGCACGTCGAATCGGGCGATTCGATCCACGACATGATCAAGTTCATCAAGCCGAAGGTCTGGATCATCGGCACCGGCTGGGTCGCCTCCGCGGGCGCGCTGATCTACGTCTCGGTTCCGAAGGAACAGCGCCTCTGCCTGCCGAACACCCGCTTCCTGCTGCACCAACCCTCCGGCGGCACCCGCGGCATGGCCTCCGACATCGAGATCCAGGCGCGCGAAATCATCAAGATGAACCAGCGGCTCATCAAGATCTTCTCCAAGGCCACCGGTCAGTCGGAAGAAAAGATCGCCAAGGACATCGACCGCGACTACTGGCTGTCGGCGGAGGAAGCCAAGAACTACGGCCTGGTCTCCCGCATCATCGAGAGCCAGTCGGACATCTGA
- a CDS encoding SulP family inorganic anion transporter: MKLKSYKREWFSNIRSDVLSGVVVALALIPEAIGFSVIAGVDPKVGLFASFAIACVSAFVGGRPAMISAATAATAVLMVTLVKEHGIEYLFAATLLMGLIQILAGFLKLGRVMRFVSRSVITGFVNALAILIFMAQLPELIGVANTTYVMVAAGLAIIYLFPYVTKSIPSPLVAIVALTLVVWFTGMDLRTVGDLGELPSALPVFALPQVPFSWDTLTIIFPYSVGLAAVGLLESLLTAQIVDDMTDTASSKSRECIGQGASNIASGLIGGMGGCAMIGQSVINVTSGGRGRLSTFVAGAFLLFLILVLDDIVRIIPMAALVAVMIMVSIGTFSWRSILDLRRNPWQSSVVMLATVVVTVGTHDLAKGVLVGVLLSGVFFASKVAHLFHVRSTLSADGKVRTYHVDGAVFFASAETFVMAFDFIEPLDKVVIDVHEAHFWDITAVGALDKVVLKYRRHNIDVEVIGANEASSHMLDRFAVHDKDDVAIPVAAH, translated from the coding sequence ATGAAATTGAAGAGTTACAAACGTGAATGGTTCTCCAATATCCGCAGCGACGTCCTGTCGGGTGTCGTCGTGGCATTGGCTCTCATCCCCGAAGCCATCGGCTTCTCGGTCATAGCGGGTGTCGATCCGAAGGTGGGCCTCTTCGCCTCCTTCGCGATCGCCTGCGTTTCCGCCTTTGTCGGAGGGCGTCCCGCGATGATCTCGGCTGCCACGGCTGCCACCGCCGTACTGATGGTGACGCTGGTCAAGGAGCACGGGATCGAATACCTGTTCGCGGCGACGCTGCTGATGGGTCTGATCCAGATTCTGGCCGGTTTCCTCAAGCTTGGCCGCGTGATGCGCTTCGTCTCGCGATCGGTGATCACCGGCTTCGTCAATGCGCTGGCGATCCTGATCTTCATGGCCCAGCTGCCGGAGTTGATCGGTGTCGCGAATACGACCTATGTCATGGTAGCGGCCGGTCTCGCGATCATCTATCTCTTCCCCTATGTCACCAAATCGATCCCGTCGCCGCTGGTTGCCATCGTCGCCCTGACGCTGGTCGTTTGGTTCACTGGCATGGACCTGCGCACGGTCGGCGATCTCGGCGAACTGCCGTCGGCGCTGCCGGTCTTCGCCCTGCCGCAGGTGCCGTTTTCCTGGGACACGCTGACGATCATTTTCCCTTATTCCGTCGGACTCGCGGCCGTCGGGCTGCTGGAATCGCTGCTGACGGCGCAGATCGTCGACGACATGACCGACACCGCCAGTTCCAAGAGCCGGGAGTGCATCGGACAGGGCGCTTCCAACATCGCCTCGGGCCTGATCGGCGGCATGGGTGGCTGCGCGATGATCGGCCAGTCGGTCATCAACGTGACGTCCGGCGGACGAGGCCGGCTCTCCACCTTCGTCGCGGGCGCTTTCCTGCTGTTCCTTATCCTCGTGCTCGACGACATCGTCCGTATCATTCCCATGGCTGCGCTCGTCGCCGTCATGATCATGGTTTCGATCGGCACCTTCTCCTGGCGTTCGATCCTGGACCTGCGGCGAAATCCCTGGCAGTCGTCGGTGGTCATGCTGGCGACCGTCGTCGTGACCGTCGGCACGCATGACCTTGCCAAGGGTGTTCTCGTGGGCGTGCTGCTTTCCGGCGTGTTCTTCGCGAGCAAGGTTGCGCATCTCTTCCATGTCCGCTCGACGCTGAGCGCTGATGGCAAGGTTCGCACCTATCACGTCGACGGTGCAGTCTTCTTCGCATCCGCCGAGACATTCGTCATGGCCTTCGATTTCATCGAGCCGCTCGACAAGGTCGTCATCGATGTGCACGAGGCGCATTTCTGGGACATCACCGCCGTCGGGGCGCTCGACAAGGTGGTGCTCAAATACCGTCGCCACAACATCGACGTCGAGGTGATCGGCGCAAACGAAGCGAGCTCTCACATGCTCGACCGCTTCGCCGTGCACGACAAGGACGACGTGGCGATACCGGTGGCGGCGCATTGA